Proteins from one Legionella taurinensis genomic window:
- the lspD gene encoding GspD family T2SS secretin variant LspD produces MRKILSLILVSLGLACAYATTVAIKNIAIDGRPAYELNAGHFTNENSALQLKLKLSSTLKQPVTIEHDKSQNVYVVKIGPIEEYSVAQNIKQLLNHETTSTSTDAPPPQAPQLPPGETENSEKKLWNLRNADIRAVIAEVSRVTGKNFIIDPRVQGKISIVSSTPMSNNELYQVFLSVLQVSGYAAIPSGDVIKIIPNIDAKTVSSDLLSQMRHPPRGDDMMVVVVPVRYVPAEQLVPVLRPLMPQWSSISAYAPSNMLILSGRASNIKSLANIIKQVDSSSANDIDMVRLRHALAMDVAATLKDLIKSQPGSGHAQTMIAADDRSNAILISGSRTERIKLRLLIAGLDRQSPNGTNSNTQVVYLNYLRAEDLVPILAGIAQANFSGNVGTTIGTITRPELDSTNPASNLVNNSSSGGYGGNSGGMTQPAQPPAANPAATPNTTGASTQSEGSTKPTVQIIAEPNTNSIILNAPASLIRILKGVIRQLDIRPAQLLIEALVAEVDASDVNSLGIEWGTNQQTGDPGDFRPGFAIINNQTTIDDFQAQIHALARKRKANILSTPSVVVLDNRQAKILVGRQVSVASTTYPNNAGGTTTASPYVTFDRVNVALHLYVRPQITRGEGIQLQIDQGNDTVDPASTLDTTNPVFKISSIVTSVHVESGDIVVLGGLTQDSLGNDDNRLPILGDIPGIGRLFQHNIRNREKRVLMVFIRPIILTTEADAVHLSGGKYNDLRQSQLDFLRSQETYHKHDDETVLPPLKSADLPRPFQNRLVQRSTTIVTTK; encoded by the coding sequence ATGCGTAAGATTTTATCATTAATCCTGGTTTCACTTGGTTTGGCCTGTGCTTATGCGACAACAGTTGCTATCAAAAACATAGCAATTGATGGACGACCTGCCTATGAGCTCAATGCCGGGCATTTTACCAATGAAAACAGCGCCCTGCAGTTGAAACTCAAATTGTCTTCCACACTGAAACAACCGGTAACCATCGAGCATGACAAAAGTCAAAACGTCTATGTTGTTAAAATTGGTCCGATTGAAGAATATAGCGTGGCTCAAAACATCAAGCAGTTGTTAAATCACGAGACCACGTCAACCAGTACTGACGCCCCGCCACCCCAGGCACCGCAACTGCCGCCGGGTGAGACAGAAAACAGTGAAAAAAAATTATGGAATCTTCGCAATGCAGACATCCGGGCGGTCATTGCCGAGGTATCCCGCGTCACCGGCAAAAATTTTATTATTGACCCGCGTGTCCAGGGAAAAATTTCCATTGTCTCCTCAACGCCGATGTCCAATAACGAACTGTATCAGGTGTTTCTGTCCGTGCTGCAGGTTTCAGGTTACGCCGCCATTCCCAGTGGCGACGTCATCAAGATTATCCCCAACATCGATGCCAAAACCGTCTCGTCTGATTTATTAAGCCAGATGCGCCATCCGCCGCGGGGCGATGACATGATGGTGGTCGTTGTGCCGGTGCGTTATGTCCCCGCCGAACAACTGGTGCCTGTGTTGCGCCCCCTGATGCCGCAATGGAGCAGCATCTCTGCCTATGCGCCGTCCAACATGCTGATTCTTTCCGGGCGTGCAAGCAACATTAAAAGTCTCGCCAACATTATCAAACAGGTCGACAGTTCGTCCGCCAATGACATTGACATGGTCAGACTGCGGCATGCTTTAGCCATGGATGTCGCAGCGACCCTTAAGGATTTAATCAAATCGCAACCCGGCAGCGGCCATGCGCAAACCATGATTGCCGCCGATGATCGCAGCAATGCCATCCTAATCAGCGGCAGCCGTACCGAACGCATTAAACTGCGCCTGCTGATTGCCGGCCTTGACCGGCAGAGCCCTAACGGCACGAACAGCAATACTCAGGTTGTTTACTTAAATTATTTGCGGGCGGAGGATTTAGTTCCTATCCTCGCCGGCATTGCTCAAGCGAATTTCAGCGGCAACGTCGGCACAACCATCGGCACAATTACCCGTCCTGAACTGGACAGCACCAATCCAGCCTCTAACCTCGTGAACAATTCATCCTCCGGGGGTTATGGTGGCAACAGCGGCGGCATGACGCAACCGGCTCAACCGCCGGCGGCTAATCCGGCGGCAACGCCCAATACCACCGGTGCCAGCACTCAGAGCGAGGGATCGACTAAACCCACGGTGCAAATTATTGCCGAGCCCAATACCAACTCCATCATACTTAATGCACCGGCCAGTTTAATCCGCATTTTAAAAGGCGTCATTCGTCAATTGGATATTCGTCCTGCGCAATTACTAATCGAAGCGCTGGTGGCCGAAGTGGATGCCAGTGACGTCAACAGCCTCGGTATAGAGTGGGGAACCAATCAGCAAACCGGCGACCCGGGTGATTTTCGCCCAGGGTTTGCCATCATTAATAACCAGACCACCATTGATGACTTTCAGGCCCAGATTCATGCTCTGGCGCGCAAGCGCAAGGCCAATATTCTGTCCACGCCGTCCGTCGTGGTTTTAGATAATCGCCAGGCTAAAATTTTAGTCGGTAGACAGGTGTCCGTGGCCTCCACCACCTACCCCAACAATGCCGGCGGCACTACCACGGCAAGTCCCTATGTCACCTTTGATCGGGTGAATGTCGCCCTGCACCTGTATGTTCGCCCGCAAATCACGCGCGGTGAGGGCATCCAGTTGCAGATTGATCAGGGCAACGACACCGTGGATCCAGCCAGCACGCTGGATACGACCAACCCGGTCTTTAAAATCAGTAGCATTGTCACCTCGGTTCATGTGGAAAGCGGCGACATTGTGGTGCTCGGCGGTTTAACTCAGGACAGTCTGGGTAATGATGATAACCGCCTGCCGATATTGGGTGATATTCCAGGCATTGGCCGTCTTTTCCAGCACAATATCCGCAACCGCGAAAAACGTGTGCTCATGGTCTTTATCCGTCCAATCATTTTAACAACGGAAGCGGATGCGGTGCATTTAAGCGGCGGCAAGTACAATGACTTACGGCAATCGCAGCTCGACTTCCTCCGCTCTCAGGAAACGTATCACAAACATGATGATGAAACCGTGCTGCCGCCTCTGAAATCCGCGGATTTGCCACGGCCATTCCAGAATCGCTTAGTGCAACGCAGCACCACGATAGTCACGACGAAATAG
- the rluD gene encoding 23S rRNA pseudouridine(1911/1915/1917) synthase RluD produces MSALNNELRVPRDLHGQRIDVALARLLPLYSRSQLSQWLKQGLIQVNQRQLKPKDKVMEGDVITIAVEDEAHQQSSDTYEPEFIPLDIVYEDDALLVVNKQAGLVVHPGAGNPKHTLVNALLHHAPQLASLSRAGIVHRLDKDTTGLLVVAKTLPAHTSLVRQMQERDIQRRYVTLVQGHVISGGEIDTFFGRHPRNRLKMAVLNQGRQAVTLYTVKRHYDAFTLLDVQLLTGRTHQIRVHMAHINHPVVGDPLYGGRPRIPAQIAPELREALQSFKRQALHAASLSFHHPEHDDLLTFTAPLPDDFQSLINSLDEYLV; encoded by the coding sequence ATGAGCGCACTGAACAATGAACTGCGGGTTCCTCGCGATCTGCATGGGCAACGCATTGACGTTGCCTTAGCCCGACTGCTCCCCCTTTATTCCCGCTCACAATTGAGCCAATGGCTGAAGCAGGGACTCATCCAGGTCAATCAGCGTCAATTAAAGCCGAAAGACAAGGTGATGGAAGGCGATGTCATCACGATTGCAGTGGAGGACGAGGCGCACCAACAGTCCAGTGACACGTATGAGCCGGAGTTTATTCCACTCGACATCGTTTACGAAGACGATGCCTTGCTGGTGGTGAATAAACAGGCGGGCCTCGTGGTGCATCCCGGTGCTGGAAATCCCAAACACACGCTGGTCAACGCGCTGCTGCATCATGCCCCCCAACTGGCCTCGCTTTCGAGAGCCGGCATCGTTCATCGTCTGGATAAAGACACCACCGGTCTCCTGGTTGTGGCTAAAACCCTGCCCGCTCACACCTCGCTGGTACGGCAAATGCAGGAACGCGACATTCAGCGTCGGTACGTGACCCTGGTTCAGGGGCATGTGATAAGCGGCGGGGAAATCGATACCTTTTTTGGCCGACATCCCCGTAATCGCCTGAAAATGGCGGTGCTCAATCAGGGCCGGCAGGCGGTTACCCTTTATACTGTCAAGCGCCATTATGATGCCTTTACCCTGCTTGATGTGCAGTTGTTAACCGGCCGAACGCATCAGATTCGCGTGCATATGGCGCACATCAATCATCCGGTGGTCGGCGATCCCCTGTACGGCGGACGCCCCAGAATACCGGCACAAATTGCCCCCGAATTACGCGAAGCCCTGCAGTCGTTTAAACGTCAGGCGCTGCATGCCGCGTCCCTGTCGTTTCATCATCCAGAACACGATGACTTATTGACTTTCACCGCCCCTTTGCCGGATGATTTTCAATCCTTGATAAACAGCCTGGATGAGTACCTTGTCTAA
- a CDS encoding Do family serine endopeptidase, producing MSRKLLSFLTGLLFIGLTASAAADDNKTITTLAPVLKNVMPAIVNVAVQGVIPAGPPAADNDDDDNERQQLTPEKPRKFQSIGSGVIVDPKNGVIITNDHVIRNATLITVTLNDGRRLKAKLIGSDSETDLAVLKIDAKNLKSLPIGDSDKAEVGDFVVAIGNPFGLNSFGNSQSATFGIISAMKRSDLNIEGIENFIQTDAAINPGNSGGALVNARGELIGINTAILSPYGGNVGIGFAIPVNMAKDVVQQLIKFGSIHRGLMGIFVQHLTPELAQAMGYPEDFQGALVSQVNEKSPAERAGLKPGDIITQINNTKITQATQVKTTISLLRVGSDAKITVKRDGKELTLNAVVTDIKKHEQELQATNPFLYGLALRNFEQDSPLHGHVVGIQVVGASESSAGWRAGLRPGDIIISANKERTPNVKTLQTIASQKKQQLLVQVLRDAGALYILII from the coding sequence ATGTCTCGTAAATTACTTTCATTTCTGACCGGTTTACTTTTCATTGGCCTGACGGCTTCCGCTGCCGCCGATGATAATAAAACCATCACTACCTTAGCCCCCGTTCTTAAGAACGTGATGCCAGCCATTGTCAACGTCGCTGTCCAGGGGGTTATACCTGCCGGTCCCCCTGCCGCAGACAATGACGATGACGACAATGAACGCCAGCAGCTCACCCCTGAAAAACCGCGCAAATTTCAAAGCATCGGTTCCGGTGTCATCGTCGATCCCAAAAACGGGGTCATCATTACCAATGATCACGTCATCCGTAACGCCACGCTCATCACCGTGACCTTGAATGACGGCCGCCGTCTCAAGGCAAAATTGATTGGCAGCGACAGTGAAACCGATCTGGCGGTGTTGAAAATCGACGCGAAAAACTTAAAGAGTCTGCCCATTGGTGATTCAGACAAAGCCGAAGTCGGTGATTTTGTGGTCGCCATTGGTAACCCCTTCGGTTTAAACAGCTTCGGCAACAGCCAATCCGCTACTTTTGGGATTATCAGTGCAATGAAGCGCAGCGATTTAAACATCGAAGGCATTGAAAACTTCATCCAGACGGATGCCGCCATTAACCCCGGAAACTCAGGCGGCGCCCTGGTTAACGCCCGCGGTGAACTTATCGGGATTAATACAGCGATTCTGTCGCCCTATGGCGGCAATGTGGGCATCGGCTTTGCCATCCCGGTCAACATGGCGAAAGACGTGGTGCAGCAATTAATCAAATTTGGGTCAATCCATCGCGGCCTGATGGGCATTTTTGTCCAGCACTTAACGCCAGAACTGGCTCAGGCGATGGGCTATCCTGAAGATTTTCAGGGCGCACTGGTTTCTCAGGTGAATGAAAAATCCCCGGCTGAACGCGCCGGATTAAAACCGGGCGATATCATTACCCAGATTAACAACACTAAAATTACCCAGGCGACCCAGGTCAAAACTACCATCAGCCTGCTGCGTGTCGGCAGCGACGCCAAAATCACGGTGAAGCGCGATGGCAAGGAATTAACCTTAAACGCGGTGGTAACCGACATTAAAAAGCACGAGCAGGAATTGCAGGCCACCAATCCTTTCCTTTACGGCCTTGCCTTAAGGAACTTTGAGCAGGATTCGCCTCTGCATGGCCATGTGGTCGGTATTCAGGTGGTAGGCGCATCGGAAAGCAGCGCCGGCTGGCGCGCAGGCTTACGTCCTGGCGACATCATCATCAGCGCCAACAAGGAACGCACCCCCAATGTGAAGACCCTGCAAACGATTGCGTCTCAGAAAAAACAACAATTGCTGGTTCAGGTTTTACGTGACGCCGGCGCGTTGTATATTCTAATCATCTAG
- the pgeF gene encoding peptidoglycan editing factor PgeF: MSNLIADWPAPATIRALTTLRHSGFSQPPYDKNNLGLHVGDNPEHVLRNRRELVDSLRLPGEPAWLDQTHSTTCVVVEENHNRRADAAITRDKQQVLAIMTADCLPILLCNRQGTEIAAIHAGWRGLVNGIVENTVQAMQSQPADLMAWIGPGICQSCYEVGDDMRSQFKSRYDFSLPAFQKKDSKWLADLPGLAALVLENLSIPTVSKSNLCTFEQKNDFYSYRREPQTGRMATLIWFT; this comes from the coding sequence TTGTCTAATTTAATTGCCGACTGGCCAGCCCCTGCGACAATTCGCGCCCTCACCACATTAAGGCACTCGGGTTTTAGCCAGCCGCCCTATGACAAAAATAACCTGGGTCTGCACGTAGGCGACAACCCGGAACATGTGCTGCGAAACCGCCGCGAATTGGTAGACAGCCTGCGTCTGCCCGGTGAACCGGCCTGGCTTGACCAGACGCACAGCACCACCTGCGTGGTGGTGGAAGAAAACCACAATCGCCGCGCCGATGCCGCCATCACCCGTGATAAGCAACAGGTTTTAGCCATCATGACCGCCGATTGCCTCCCTATCCTGCTCTGCAACCGGCAAGGAACGGAAATTGCTGCCATCCATGCCGGCTGGCGTGGTCTGGTCAATGGCATCGTTGAAAACACGGTACAGGCCATGCAGAGTCAACCAGCCGATCTCATGGCCTGGATAGGACCTGGGATTTGCCAATCCTGCTATGAGGTTGGCGATGACATGCGCAGTCAGTTTAAAAGCCGTTATGATTTTTCATTGCCCGCTTTTCAAAAAAAGGACAGCAAATGGTTAGCCGATTTACCCGGTTTAGCTGCTCTGGTTTTGGAAAATTTGTCCATTCCTACTGTTTCGAAGTCTAATCTTTGCACTTTTGAGCAAAAAAATGACTTCTATTCCTATCGCCGCGAGCCACAAACAGGTAGAATGGCCACTTTAATTTGGTTCACTTAA
- the miaB gene encoding tRNA (N6-isopentenyl adenosine(37)-C2)-methylthiotransferase MiaB, producing the protein MAKKLFIKTNGCQMNEYDSSKMADVLLNTHGLEKTDVLDEADVILLNTCSIREKAQEKVFSQLGQWREYKEKNPHVIIGVGGCVASQEGGDIIKRAPYVDIVFGPQTLHRLPALLEERARTKKPVVDISFPEIEKFDHLPAPRAEGPVAFVSIMEGCSKYCSYCVVPYTRGEEISRPFDDVLAECYQLASQGVREINLLGQNVNDYRGVMSQGETADLALLIHYLAAIDGIGRIRFTTSHPLAFSDNLINAFAEVPELANHLHLPVQSGSDRVLSMMKRGYTALEYKSKIRKLRKVRPDIRLSTDIIVGFPGETDKDFQDTMDLVHDIGFDTSFSFIYSARPGTPAANLPDDTPMDVKKQRLQILQNRLLINAAQYSQSMVGSTQRILVTGQSKKSAHQLAGRTECNRVVNFDGPGTLIGQFVQVDISEALPNSLRGRLSVSEDAVPA; encoded by the coding sequence ATGGCTAAAAAACTTTTTATTAAAACCAATGGCTGCCAGATGAATGAATACGATTCATCCAAAATGGCAGATGTCCTACTCAACACCCACGGTCTTGAAAAAACAGACGTCCTTGACGAAGCGGATGTTATTCTTTTAAACACCTGCTCGATACGCGAAAAAGCCCAGGAGAAAGTCTTTTCGCAGTTGGGTCAATGGCGGGAATACAAAGAAAAAAATCCGCATGTGATTATTGGTGTCGGCGGCTGTGTGGCCAGTCAGGAAGGCGGGGATATCATCAAGCGGGCGCCCTATGTCGACATCGTTTTCGGCCCCCAGACGCTGCACCGTCTTCCCGCCCTGCTCGAAGAACGGGCACGGACTAAAAAACCGGTCGTTGACATCAGTTTTCCTGAAATCGAAAAATTCGATCACCTCCCCGCTCCCCGTGCCGAGGGCCCTGTCGCGTTTGTTTCCATTATGGAAGGCTGCAGCAAATATTGCAGTTACTGTGTCGTTCCCTATACCCGAGGTGAAGAAATCAGCCGGCCCTTTGACGATGTCCTTGCCGAGTGTTACCAACTGGCTTCTCAGGGTGTCAGGGAAATTAATCTTCTCGGCCAGAACGTAAATGATTACCGCGGCGTGATGAGTCAGGGTGAAACCGCCGATCTCGCCTTGCTCATTCACTACCTCGCCGCCATTGACGGCATTGGCCGAATCCGCTTCACCACTTCTCACCCACTTGCCTTCTCAGACAACCTCATCAATGCCTTTGCGGAAGTTCCCGAGCTGGCCAACCACCTGCATCTGCCAGTTCAAAGCGGCTCAGACCGCGTGCTATCGATGATGAAGCGCGGTTACACCGCCCTTGAGTACAAATCAAAAATCAGAAAGTTACGCAAGGTAAGACCCGACATCCGCCTGTCCACCGACATCATTGTCGGTTTTCCCGGTGAAACCGACAAAGACTTTCAGGATACGATGGATTTAGTCCATGACATCGGTTTTGATACGTCGTTCAGTTTCATTTACAGTGCCCGTCCCGGCACACCAGCCGCCAACCTGCCGGACGATACGCCCATGGACGTCAAAAAACAGCGTCTGCAAATCCTGCAAAACCGGCTTTTGATCAATGCGGCGCAATACAGCCAATCCATGGTTGGCAGCACGCAGCGTATCCTTGTAACCGGTCAATCCAAAAAGAGTGCTCACCAATTAGCCGGACGCACGGAATGCAACCGCGTCGTTAATTTTGATGGTCCTGGCACCTTAATCGGCCAGTTCGTTCAGGTCGACATTTCTGAAGCCCTGCCTAACTCCCTGCGCGGTCGCCTCAGCGTTTCTGAGGATGCCGTTCCGGCATGA
- a CDS encoding MFS transporter, translating to MSNSKNHGVTDVISKGTAKAWIVWGLGCVFYFYECLLQVSPSVMSNELMRDFAVTSQTLGILSGIYFYSYAAMQLPGGVMMDYFGPQKLLTLATTICAISTIAFGLTDNFFAACLARLMIGFGSAFAAVGAMKLAANWFPANRFALLTGLMVTIGMLGAIGGEAPLALLIDHYGWRQSMVIMGSIGLIIAVLILVIAKDAPANKKPVIASSHDEPLWSSLVALVKNKQLWLVAIYGGLMYMSTPVFCGLWGVPFLMFKMGLAKATAANYISLVFIGWAIASPLWGIYSNRIGRRKPPLYIGAVGALITSTLFIYAPITTGWQMQALLFIFGIFSSAFLPAFAVAKELCSRRYVATGLSFMNMMNMVGIALAQPIIGFILDRMWQGEIVNKVRVYPLEAYHVALAILPVGILISLLILPRIKETFCQSVHD from the coding sequence ATGTCGAATAGTAAAAATCATGGCGTTACGGATGTCATCTCCAAAGGAACAGCCAAGGCCTGGATTGTTTGGGGACTGGGTTGCGTCTTTTACTTCTACGAGTGCCTCCTACAGGTTTCCCCGAGCGTCATGAGTAACGAATTAATGCGTGATTTTGCGGTGACCAGTCAAACCCTGGGCATTTTATCCGGCATTTATTTTTATTCCTATGCGGCCATGCAATTGCCTGGCGGAGTCATGATGGATTATTTCGGCCCGCAAAAACTGCTCACCTTAGCCACCACCATCTGCGCCATCAGCACGATTGCGTTCGGCCTGACCGACAATTTTTTCGCCGCCTGCCTGGCGCGACTGATGATTGGTTTCGGCTCTGCGTTCGCCGCCGTAGGCGCCATGAAACTCGCCGCCAACTGGTTTCCCGCCAACCGTTTTGCGCTGCTGACCGGACTGATGGTAACCATCGGCATGCTGGGCGCTATCGGGGGCGAAGCGCCGCTGGCTTTATTGATTGACCACTATGGCTGGCGCCAGAGCATGGTCATTATGGGCAGTATTGGCTTAATCATTGCTGTGCTTATTCTGGTCATTGCCAAAGACGCCCCCGCCAACAAAAAGCCTGTCATTGCTTCGTCTCACGATGAACCCCTGTGGAGCAGCCTGGTTGCCCTCGTAAAAAATAAACAATTATGGCTGGTCGCGATCTACGGCGGCTTGATGTACATGTCCACCCCTGTTTTTTGCGGCCTCTGGGGCGTCCCCTTTCTGATGTTTAAAATGGGTCTGGCCAAAGCCACCGCCGCCAATTACATTTCCCTGGTTTTCATTGGCTGGGCTATCGCAAGCCCATTGTGGGGAATCTATTCCAACCGCATTGGCCGCCGCAAACCGCCCCTGTACATTGGTGCTGTTGGCGCGCTGATTACCAGCACCCTATTCATTTACGCTCCCATTACCACCGGCTGGCAGATGCAGGCGCTGCTGTTCATTTTCGGCATTTTTTCTTCGGCTTTCCTGCCAGCTTTTGCTGTGGCCAAAGAGCTGTGCAGCCGCCGTTACGTGGCGACCGGTTTAAGTTTTATGAACATGATGAACATGGTGGGTATTGCTTTGGCGCAGCCCATCATCGGCTTTATTCTCGACCGGATGTGGCAGGGCGAAATCGTCAATAAAGTCCGCGTCTACCCTCTTGAAGCTTACCATGTTGCGCTGGCTATTCTGCCGGTCGGCATTTTAATTTCATTACTGATTTTACCCAGGATAAAAGAAACCTTTTGTCAAAGTGTTCATGATTAA
- a CDS encoding cation:proton antiporter — MHNESVFYTIFLIFAGAAVFSTLVLYTKQSLLVAYILLGAALGPWGLRLVSDVTVVQQVGDIGIVFLLFLLGLHLQPQNLVHMLRKITWIAIVSSVVFAIIAYLIGRWFGLNETESWVLGAAMMFSSTIIGLKLLPTTILHHQHTGEVMISVLLMQDVIAIIILIMINGAQGNGLALDDFILVLVALPSLTLFAFAVERYILVKLLARFDRTQEYVFLLSIGWCLGLSFLAKQLGLSEDIGAFVAGVALASSPISLFIAESLKPLRDFFLVMFFFSIGATFNFGFGAQVFIPALILSFLMLVLKPLFFWFLLQRAGEKKTIAKEVGVRLGQASEFSLLVASIALSTKLISEVASNLIQATTILTFIVSSYLVVLKYPTPIALSEKMQKD, encoded by the coding sequence ATGCATAATGAGTCAGTTTTTTATACAATTTTTTTAATATTTGCTGGAGCGGCTGTTTTTTCCACTCTGGTATTGTATACAAAACAGTCCCTGCTGGTTGCCTACATTTTATTAGGAGCGGCCTTGGGCCCTTGGGGTCTGCGTCTGGTTTCTGATGTTACCGTGGTGCAGCAGGTCGGCGATATTGGCATTGTTTTCCTGCTGTTTCTGCTGGGCCTTCACCTGCAACCGCAGAACTTAGTCCATATGCTGCGCAAGATCACCTGGATTGCAATCGTCAGTTCGGTTGTTTTCGCCATCATTGCCTACCTCATTGGCCGCTGGTTTGGTCTTAACGAAACCGAGTCCTGGGTTCTTGGTGCGGCGATGATGTTTTCCAGTACCATCATTGGGCTTAAGCTGTTACCGACAACCATTTTACATCATCAGCACACCGGTGAGGTGATGATCAGCGTCCTGCTGATGCAGGACGTCATCGCGATCATTATCCTTATCATGATTAACGGCGCCCAGGGCAATGGCCTGGCTCTGGATGATTTCATTCTGGTGCTGGTGGCGCTGCCGTCGCTGACGTTGTTCGCCTTTGCGGTCGAACGCTACATCCTGGTAAAGCTGCTGGCGCGTTTTGACCGCACCCAGGAATATGTTTTTCTGCTTTCCATCGGGTGGTGCCTCGGGCTTTCTTTCCTGGCCAAACAATTAGGATTGTCAGAGGACATCGGCGCCTTTGTCGCCGGCGTTGCTTTAGCCTCAAGCCCGATCTCCCTGTTTATTGCCGAAAGCTTAAAACCCCTGCGCGATTTTTTCCTGGTCATGTTCTTTTTCTCCATCGGGGCGACGTTTAATTTCGGTTTTGGCGCGCAGGTTTTTATACCAGCACTCATCCTCTCCTTCCTCATGCTGGTGCTTAAACCCCTGTTTTTCTGGTTCCTGCTGCAGCGGGCCGGTGAAAAGAAAACCATCGCCAAGGAGGTCGGCGTCCGTCTCGGTCAGGCGAGCGAATTCTCCCTGCTGGTGGCAAGTATCGCCTTAAGTACTAAACTCATTTCAGAAGTCGCTTCCAACCTGATTCAGGCGACAACTATTTTGACGTTTATTGTGTCGTCATACCTCGTGGTGTTGAAATACCCAACACCGATTGCTCTCTCGGAAAAAATGCAGAAGGATTAA
- the lspE gene encoding GspE family T2SS ATPase variant LspE, whose product MNEPENIKRLPYGFAKNHGLVAVAKDEGTLLYHLPNLSLTALAEAKRLLQHRLTLQEVSEHEFQQHLAQCYQSQSSVLDAAIDMEGDFDLSQFADQLSNSEDLLDNKDDAPIIRLINALFTQAIKQKASDIHIETYENRVIARNRIDGVLHEVLEIQRAIAPLLISRVKVMAKLDIAEKRIPQDGRIALRIGGHNIDVRVSTLPSNYGERIVLRILDKQAAQLDLNLLGMPESTLSIIRRMIAEPHGIILLTGPTGSGKTTSLYAMLTELNEVSRNILTIEDPIEYDLPGIGQTQVNTKVEMTFAKGLRAILRQDPDVVMIGEIRDLETAEIAVQASLTGHLVLSTLHTNSALGAITRLRDMGVESFLLSSSLVGLIAQRLVRKLCSFCKVPHVLRDDELELMNLPKNSEKITVYEPKGCTECNNLGYRGRTGIYELIEIDETLRRMIHRDENLQVLEDYLRPNNPSIRQDGFKRVLMGDTSLAEILRVTSQH is encoded by the coding sequence ATGAACGAGCCTGAAAACATCAAGCGATTACCCTATGGCTTTGCCAAAAACCACGGGCTGGTTGCTGTCGCCAAAGACGAGGGGACGCTGCTTTATCACCTCCCCAATTTGTCGCTGACAGCGCTGGCTGAAGCGAAACGCCTGTTGCAACACCGGTTGACGCTCCAGGAAGTCAGCGAACATGAATTCCAACAGCATTTGGCGCAATGTTATCAATCGCAATCTTCCGTTCTTGATGCGGCCATCGACATGGAAGGCGATTTTGATCTCTCGCAATTTGCGGATCAACTTTCCAACAGCGAAGATTTACTGGATAACAAGGATGACGCACCCATTATCCGCCTGATCAATGCCCTGTTTACCCAGGCCATTAAACAGAAAGCCTCGGATATCCACATTGAAACCTACGAAAACCGCGTGATTGCCCGCAACCGCATTGACGGGGTGCTTCATGAAGTGCTGGAAATTCAGCGTGCTATCGCACCCCTGCTCATTTCCCGCGTCAAAGTAATGGCTAAACTGGATATCGCTGAAAAACGCATTCCTCAGGATGGCCGTATTGCCCTTCGCATCGGCGGTCATAATATTGATGTGCGGGTATCCACCCTGCCGTCCAATTATGGCGAGCGCATCGTACTCCGGATCCTGGACAAACAGGCTGCGCAACTGGATTTAAACCTGCTTGGCATGCCCGAAAGCACCTTAAGCATTATCCGGCGCATGATTGCCGAGCCCCATGGCATTATTCTATTAACCGGTCCCACCGGCTCCGGTAAAACCACGTCGCTTTATGCCATGCTGACGGAATTAAACGAAGTCAGCCGCAACATCCTTACTATCGAAGATCCGATTGAGTACGACCTGCCCGGCATTGGCCAGACCCAGGTCAATACCAAAGTGGAAATGACCTTTGCCAAAGGCTTACGCGCGATCTTACGGCAGGATCCGGATGTGGTGATGATTGGGGAGATCCGCGATCTGGAAACGGCTGAAATCGCGGTGCAGGCAAGTCTCACCGGCCATTTGGTGCTTTCGACGCTGCACACCAACAGTGCGCTCGGCGCCATTACCCGTCTGCGTGACATGGGGGTGGAATCCTTTCTGCTCTCATCCAGCCTGGTGGGACTCATCGCGCAGCGTCTGGTAAGAAAATTATGTTCCTTTTGCAAAGTACCGCATGTGCTCAGGGATGATGAACTTGAATTGATGAATCTCCCTAAAAATTCCGAAAAAATCACGGTCTATGAACCTAAAGGCTGTACGGAGTGCAATAACTTAGGCTATCGCGGCAGAACCGGGATTTATGAATTGATTGAAATCGATGAGACGTTGAGGCGCATGATCCACCGCGATGAGAATCTGCAGGTGCTTGAAGACTACCTCCGCCCCAATAATCCCAGCATCCGTCAGGACGGTTTCAAACGCGTACTGATGGGCGATACGTCCCTGGCTGAAATTCTGCGCGTGACCAGCCAGCATTAA